Below is a window of Populus trichocarpa isolate Nisqually-1 chromosome 3, P.trichocarpa_v4.1, whole genome shotgun sequence DNA.
AAGAGTGAGCTCTCTGTTACTCCATTATGCCTCAGTCATGATTAAATTTTCCTTCCATTTTCACCACAGTGAGGCCATTACATGCATCTGCTTGATCAATAATGTATCTGATTTCACACTTTTATCTGTCACCAATAGTTTGATGAGTGTTTATTTTGGCTAACCATTTATTTGATCAGAGTCGATGTTGTTCCATATGGAGGACAAAAATTTTCTCATGTGTGTTGTGCACAATGTAGGAGCTGTGGTGGAGGCCAAACCTGTACTTGTTGCAATTAGTGAGCGAGTGAGGAGTGATGTTGGGGCCGGTGAACTTTCACCATCAGTTCCAAGCACTATTGAGGAGGGAGGAAAGCGTATCTCAACTGCTACCAATCCTGCTGCAGAAGATGCTGCAGAGCTACTGAGGTATATCTTCACATCTTTTGCAACATGTATTTAAGCTATGACATGATTTTATAGTTTGTTCTCTCCGTTGCATCACCTCGAGCTGAGGGTATATATTGATGATTTAGATATGTGTGATAAATGGGGATTCCTGTTGGTTGCGGTCAACTGTTATCTTGAAAGAAACTAGTTTGCTttggttaattattatttggtgTTTGTGCTACAACTTAAAACATACCCCGACCTCCAGTCACAAACTCTTCTTTTCCTCCCTTTTGTGTTTTCCCTGATAAGGTAGTCAAccaattccttttctttgtctGGTTGAAACCCTTTACATTTCTCTTGGCATAATCTCCAGCATGTGTTTGCCAAACCTCATTCGATATTTGCCCTTCTAAGGTGGAGTTTTGGAGTTCTGGCTGTAGACAGTAGGACTAGTGGTTCCTGGGCCATTGTATGGCCAGGGGAAAATTAAGGGATTTTGAACTTTGACTAGTACTGACTGAAGAATAAACAAAATCCAGAAGCCTTCGATTCTTCTTGTTCTCTTATAGCCTTGTGATGATTGTTTTAAAGTATCTTCGATTGCGATTAAGTTTCTTCTGTTCTAACGTTCTTTAACCTGGTTCTAGGATGTGCCTGCAATGTGGAATACCCAAGACATTCTCCAGTGCAAGTGGAATGGTCTGTCCTGTTTGCGGCGATCGGCCACCTAATGACACAAGCAAAGAATCCAAGAAGAAAGGTTCTGCTATCAAAGATAAGGAAAAGAGTAAGAGAATGAAGGGCCAGTCATCTCATGCTACTTGGAAAAGTGAGACAGAGATGCATCTCAGGCAGCAGTTTGATTAGCCTTGTTTAGAGAATGGCTCCTTGGAAGCCTACGGTGACAGTTGTGTTAGGATCAAGGATCACTGAGGAAAACTGTGTAATCGTTGTAGTTTATTCGACATCTAGCGGTGAAGTAGCtgattaaattatatatcaGGGCCTTTCCATTATTTGATGACTTGAAGTTGTTGCAGTGTTGGTCAATTTCTTCCAAAACATTTGCCATGCAAACATACCTCCATCGAGCTGCTTCGTCTGCTCTATTTTACCTCAAATGTAGGCGGGAAGATTTCTGTAAAATGTTAGGATTATCCCATCCGAAGTCCATAAACTACTACACTCTGATCTCAGCCAAACCCACCTTGAAGAGGAGAGCACAATTTGCATCATCATGTCAAATCTCAGTTTTCAGTGTGCCTTACCCTGCTGTGTTCGTGGTTGTACAAGGTTGTAAGGTGGCTGCTGTGTTCGTGGTTGTACTAGGTTGTAAGGTGGGTCCTTGCCTTACTGGCATGCCTCTGCGCTATAGAGACCTGGA
It encodes the following:
- the LOC7478145 gene encoding uncharacterized protein LOC7478145, with the translated sequence MSLSLIQGYSSAEEEAAAAATEEEEDYQDFSEEEEEEEGHSGSRWKASYKAPTNGSSSSSSILPSAIDAFSQVSGPPQFLSNSVEEYGVGADHIQQQQGKHRKTWKRSSNNNNYNQRKDKKKDLPSGAVVEAKPVLVAISERVRSDVGAGELSPSVPSTIEEGGKRISTATNPAAEDAAELLRMCLQCGIPKTFSSASGMVCPVCGDRPPNDTSKESKKKGSAIKDKEKSKRMKGQSSHATWKSETEMHLRQQFD